Proteins from a genomic interval of Cucumis melo cultivar AY chromosome 7, USDA_Cmelo_AY_1.0, whole genome shotgun sequence:
- the LOC127150305 gene encoding LOW QUALITY PROTEIN: ribulose bisphosphate carboxylase large chain (The sequence of the model RefSeq protein was modified relative to this genomic sequence to represent the inferred CDS: substituted 4 bases at 4 genomic stop codons) — protein sequence MELYNETKDTDILVAFQVTPQSEVPPLRGEAGIAVAAESSTGTWTTVWTDEITSLDRXCYGIELVAGEENQYIAYVAYPLDLFEEGYVTNMFTSIVGNVFGFKALCALDLEDLXIPTAYIQTFXGPPYGIQVERDKLNKYGRPLMGCTIKPKLGLFAKNYGRAVYECLLGGLDFTKDDKNVNSQPFMRWRDHFLFCAEAILKSQAKTGEVKGHYFNATVGTCEEMMKRDIFSXELGVPIVMHDYLTGGFTANTSLAHYCRDNGLLLNIHSNACCY from the coding sequence ATGGAGCTTTAtaatgaaaccaaagatactgatatcttggtAGCATTCCAAGTAACTCCTCAATCAGAAGTTCCACCGCTTCGTGGGGAAGCAGGGAtcgctgtagctgctgaatcttctactggtacatggacaactgtgtggaccgatgagattaccagtcttgatcgttgatgctatggaatcgagcttgttgctggagaagaaaatcaatatattgcttatgtagcttatcccctagacctttttgaagaaggttatgttactaacatgtttacttccattgtgggtaatgtatttggattcaaggctctatGTGCTCTAGATCTGGAGGATTTGTGAATCCCTACTGCTTATATTCAGACTTTCTAAGGCCCGCCTTATGGTATCCaagttgaaagagataaattgaacaagtatggtcgcccttTAATGGgttgtactattaaaccaaaattagGATTATtcgctaagaattatggtagagcagtttatgaatgtctactcggtggacttgattttaccaaagatgataaaaacgtgaattcccaaccatttatgcgttggagagaccatTTCCTATTTTGTGCAGAAGCTATTTTGAAATCACAAGCTAAAACAGGTGAagtcaaaggacattactttaATGCTACTgtaggtacatgcgaagaaatgatgaaaagggatATATTTTCCtgagaattgggagttcctattGTCATGCATGattacttaacaggtggattcactgcaaatactagcttggctcattattgccgagataatggtctacttctgaACATTCACtccaatgcatgctgttattga